In Anaerococcus prevotii DSM 20548, the genomic window AAAGATTTATTAGATGGTGAATCTCCAAAAGATGAAGCGGAAGAAGAAAATACAGAAAATCCTGAAAATATAGAAGATAAAGAAGACGAAGTCCTTGAAAATGAAGAGACAAAAAATGAACTCGCTCCTCAATCAGAAGAGAAAAAAGAAAAATCTGACAATTCAGAAAACGATTCCCTAGATCTCTCTCCTGATAATTCCCAAGAGATAGAAGAAAGCTCTGTCGGATCAAGCCAGAAAAAAGAAGTTATCGAATGGGAGAAAACTTCAAAAAACGGTGAAGAAGTAGAAGAAGTTATAGATGAAGGAGTTAGATACAATAAATTAGAATCTAACAAATCCAATGATAACGGCTTAAATACAGCCAACTACTCCAAGAAGGGCTTAGAATCTTCAAAAGAAGGAACAAACTTCAATATCAATTTTAAAGATATATCAAATCCTAAAGAAAGTAGATTCGGGGTCTTCCTAAACAGAGCTAAGGATAACAATTCAGCGATTTTTGTAGGCTATGATCAAGCAGGTTGGTTCTGGGAATACAAGCTTGACGGAAATGGCAGCTGGTATCAAGGTCCTAGGAAGGCTATACCTAAAATCAATGAAGAACAAAATCTAAATATTAGCTTAACTAAGGACGGGCAATTAAACGCTACTGTAAATGACGACAAGGCTTTTGATACATATGTACTTCCAGAAGATGTATGGGATAAGTTAAAGGAAAATACAGGACTTGAGTTAAAGCTCGGCCAATGGGGTAATCAGAAAACATCCATCTTAGTCAAAACTCAAGATCAAAATAACATTCCTAAGGAAGAAAGTAAGATCGATGAAGGAGAAGATTTTAACGATAGCAAAGCTTCCTACACCAATATCAAATCAGCTGATATGGATGTCAAAATCGACTCAAAATTCCCAAGAATCAAGGAATACACATACAAGGGAAGAACTCTTCCAGGAAATGAAGACTTCATAGACTCCCTCCGTATTAATGATATAGAAGTTACGCCAGATGTAGAATTTGAATTGATATCTGAATCCTCAGCTCGCTACAAGATGAAGGTTAAGGATGAAGAAAATAAAATCGACGCCGAAATTGATGCAGTAATTTCCGTTGAAGATAATGTTTTAGACTTTAAGGTCGAAAGAATCAAAAACAACAATGATATCAAGGGTGGAGAGAAAATAAGCGACAAGAGGCTCCTCCTTGAAAAAATAGATTTCGGTTCAAACAACCTTGTATCTGTATCATCAGATCATGAAGAGGCCAAGTTTGACGGAGCCAAAATGAATACAAACGTGAGGGTATCTGGCGATGTCCACATCGATGTTACTAATCCTCTAGAAAATTATAATGACAAAAATGAAGGATATATGTATGGCTTTGTATCCGATAGATACCTCGCAGCAGGTCTTTGGTCAAACTCTCAATACGACGAAAGTCTCAATGGAGGCAGAGCCTTTACAAGGATTAAGACAAATAAAGATACTTTCGGAAGGACTAACTACCTAGGCCTTGCCTCAAGTCCTTATTATTATCAAAGAGCCCATAACATGCGTGATGAAAACGGCAAAGAAACTGGCCAGTATTGGATTTATAATGAGAGAACCTGGAAAGAACTACCTCACTCTAAGGTTATCCTAACAGATGATTTAAATAATGACAAAAAGGTCGATTGGCAAGATGGAGCTATAGCCTATAGAAAAATCATGAACAACCCTATGGGTTCTGAATATACCAAAGATCTAGTTGCTCAAAGAATTGCGATGAACTTTGGATCCCAAGCTCAAAATCCTTTCCTAATGACCCTAGATAATCTAAAGAAGGTCTACCTTCACTCTGACGGTCTCGGACAAATGATTCTTCTAAAAGGATATGGATCAGAAGGTCACGATTCAGGTCACTTAAACTACGCTGATATAGGTAAAAGAATCGGTGGAGCAAGTGATATGAAGTATCTCTTAGAAGAAGGAAAAGACTTTGGAGCAAGGATTGGTATCCACGTCAACGCATCTGAAACATACCCTGAAAGCAAATATTTCAATCCAGAAAGACTAAGGAAAAACAGGGACGGTTCCTATGCCTATGGTTGGAACTGGATAGACCAAGGTATAAATATAGACGCAAGCTACGACCTTGCAGATGATAGATATGATAGATGGACTGACCTTAAAAATACTCTAGGTACAGATGCTCTTGACTTTATTTACGTTGACGTATGGGGCAACGGCCAATCAGGCGACAACCAAGCTTGGGCTACGCACACCCTAGCTAAAGAATTAAATGAGCATGGATGGAGAGCAGCCTTCGAATGGGGTTATGCTGGTGAGTACGACTCAACATTCCAACACTGGGCAGCTGATCTTACCTATGGTGGATATTCTCTAAAGGGTATCAACTCAAATATAACAAGATTCATCAGAAACCATCAAAAGGATTCTTGGGTTGGTAACTACCCTTCCTATGGAGGAGCTGCTATAAATCCTCTCTTGGGCGGTTACGACATGAAGGATTTTGAAGGATGGCAAGGTAGGAGTAACTACAGAAACTTTATCCAAACCTTGTATAAGACCAACCTTCCAAGCAAATTCATCCAACACTTCGAAGTGGTCGAATGGAAAAACGGTAAGCCAGTACTTATGTCAAACGATGGTTCTACCTACGAGTGGACTCCTGAAATGTATATAAGACTTAAAAACGATGACCATGAGCTAGAAATAAATCGTGTATCAAACGACTTTAACTCCGAAGGCTACAGACAAAGAACTATGACCCTTGATGGTAGGAAAATATTTAATGAAGATGGATCCTATCTTATTCCTTGGTATAACGACAGCAAGGGCGATAAGCTTTCTGACCAAGAAGAGAAGATGTATTTCTATAATCCAGCAAATGGCGCCAAGACATTTGACATGCCAGATGATTGGACAGGAAAAGCTTATGTATACAAGCTAACAGACCTAGGAAGAGTTGAAGAAAAAGAAATATCAATAATAGATGGAAAAATCACCCTAGATTTAGAAACAAACACTCCTTATGTTCTTTACAAAAATAAAATGGACCAATCTGATGAGCAAGTTAAGGATATGAATTGGTCTAGTGGAATGCACATCAAAGACACTGGTTTTAATAGTGGAAACCTAGACTCTTGGGACATAGAAGGAAATAGTGATAACTCTGTCAACATCGCAAGAAGCCAGGCAGATAATCCAATGCTTAAAATTGAAAACAATAAGGAAAAAGTAAAACTAAGCCAGAAGCTTACTGACCTTAAGCCAAACACAAGCTATGCTCTTTATGTAGGCGTTGACAATAGATCTGATTCAAGGGCTGAAATTAGTGTTGATACTGGATCAAAAGTTGTATCAAACTCTACCAATAGATCCCTTGCCCAAAACTACATCAAGGCCTATGAACACAATACACTCACAAATAATGCCACAGTTGATGATACAAGCTACTTCCAAAACATGTATGTATTCTTTACAACAGGTGATGATGTATCTAATGTAACAGTAACAATATCTAGAGAAGAAGGCGAAGGAGCAAGCTACTTCGATGGGCTAAGGCTAGTCGAAAATAATTCCAATATGTTTGATGAAAGTCATGATACTAAGGATTCTAAAGTTTTCAAACAAGACTTCGAAAACTCAGCCCAAGGTATCTTCCCATTTGTAATAGGTAATGTTGAAGGAGTAGAAGATAATAGAACTCACCTTTCAGAAAAGAACGATCCTTACACCCAAAGAGATTGGAATGGAAAAGTAATTTCAGATGTAATAGATGGAAACTGGTCACTTAAAACAAATGGTCTAGTTGGAAGAAATAGACTTCTCTATCAAACAATTCCACAAAACTATAATTTTGAGGAGGGCAAAACCTACCTAGTAGAATTCGACTACGAGGCAGGTAGTGACGGAACATACGCCTTTGTCATTGGAGAAGGAGAATACCAAGCAGGTAGCAACTACAAGATATACAGCCTAGGCAATACTTGGGAAAATAGCTCAAAGGCCAAAAGAGCAAAATTTTTGGTAGAAGGTGGCAATAACAGATGGATAGGAATTCTATCAACAAACAAGGGTGCAGATACCAAGGGTACTGGCGGAAATACAGCAAACTTTAGAGGATATCAGGACTTTATCTTAGATAATCTAACCATATCCCCTTCTAAGTTATCAGCTAATCTCATCTTAGATTCTTTCAAGTCTAATCTAGAAGAAAAGAAAAACTATGAGGACTATACAAAAGAAAGTGTAAACAACTATCAAGACGCCTTAAAAGAAATCGAG contains:
- a CDS encoding endo-alpha-N-acetylgalactosaminidase family protein, with the translated sequence MVKENSKVEVKRNKKIPKKLIAAVIGMGIFSTMNYGLVYANSSNIDSKEETPPSEYQESLENNESIDEEIPNNQNESNDADNKKDLLDGESPKDEAEEENTENPENIEDKEDEVLENEETKNELAPQSEEKKEKSDNSENDSLDLSPDNSQEIEESSVGSSQKKEVIEWEKTSKNGEEVEEVIDEGVRYNKLESNKSNDNGLNTANYSKKGLESSKEGTNFNINFKDISNPKESRFGVFLNRAKDNNSAIFVGYDQAGWFWEYKLDGNGSWYQGPRKAIPKINEEQNLNISLTKDGQLNATVNDDKAFDTYVLPEDVWDKLKENTGLELKLGQWGNQKTSILVKTQDQNNIPKEESKIDEGEDFNDSKASYTNIKSADMDVKIDSKFPRIKEYTYKGRTLPGNEDFIDSLRINDIEVTPDVEFELISESSARYKMKVKDEENKIDAEIDAVISVEDNVLDFKVERIKNNNDIKGGEKISDKRLLLEKIDFGSNNLVSVSSDHEEAKFDGAKMNTNVRVSGDVHIDVTNPLENYNDKNEGYMYGFVSDRYLAAGLWSNSQYDESLNGGRAFTRIKTNKDTFGRTNYLGLASSPYYYQRAHNMRDENGKETGQYWIYNERTWKELPHSKVILTDDLNNDKKVDWQDGAIAYRKIMNNPMGSEYTKDLVAQRIAMNFGSQAQNPFLMTLDNLKKVYLHSDGLGQMILLKGYGSEGHDSGHLNYADIGKRIGGASDMKYLLEEGKDFGARIGIHVNASETYPESKYFNPERLRKNRDGSYAYGWNWIDQGINIDASYDLADDRYDRWTDLKNTLGTDALDFIYVDVWGNGQSGDNQAWATHTLAKELNEHGWRAAFEWGYAGEYDSTFQHWAADLTYGGYSLKGINSNITRFIRNHQKDSWVGNYPSYGGAAINPLLGGYDMKDFEGWQGRSNYRNFIQTLYKTNLPSKFIQHFEVVEWKNGKPVLMSNDGSTYEWTPEMYIRLKNDDHELEINRVSNDFNSEGYRQRTMTLDGRKIFNEDGSYLIPWYNDSKGDKLSDQEEKMYFYNPANGAKTFDMPDDWTGKAYVYKLTDLGRVEEKEISIIDGKITLDLETNTPYVLYKNKMDQSDEQVKDMNWSSGMHIKDTGFNSGNLDSWDIEGNSDNSVNIARSQADNPMLKIENNKEKVKLSQKLTDLKPNTSYALYVGVDNRSDSRAEISVDTGSKVVSNSTNRSLAQNYIKAYEHNTLTNNATVDDTSYFQNMYVFFTTGDDVSNVTVTISREEGEGASYFDGLRLVENNSNMFDESHDTKDSKVFKQDFENSAQGIFPFVIGNVEGVEDNRTHLSEKNDPYTQRDWNGKVISDVIDGNWSLKTNGLVGRNRLLYQTIPQNYNFEEGKTYLVEFDYEAGSDGTYAFVIGEGEYQAGSNYKIYSLGNTWENSSKAKRAKFLVEGGNNRWIGILSTNKGADTKGTGGNTANFRGYQDFILDNLTISPSKLSANLILDSFKSNLEEKKNYEDYTKESVNNYQDALKEIELADGKELTVEEANKLIDDYEKAQNELENIKKSIDAGDIDSYDVPSQDRASSILSAFDNNVSSIYHSPWNRSIMGEKLEVTLKNPTEVVSLDQLPRQSGSNGRIRNAKLEIIDDKDQVHTFEIKDWPNSPAWQQVDFGKPINMKKFILTVNNSHGGSKGENDIFVSAAELRFNLYKIAEGYSQTTDYQKLKKDLEAYKGEDPYIRRLLDHIDYLEANDLINEKSEAEIYEILSRLNEAYKKEYEKKLEEAKKAAIGKLAKNNINSPLFIDKVKRANTLEGLNSLVDELLKASGESPEIKPEDENTPELPDGKNHEIDEETDKEKESKDYDSKEKDHNSLESILDKIKKNALDNLKNPEIKEEAESTNPEKEKDKLNNSNKENAKNTDSSKQVDREKPDGDTSIEKISQVNEANKKDYNIPQKSGDKVKTGVGSITSVALGLVASIAGLFTTRKKNDYK